Below is a window of Virgibacillus sp. NKC19-3 DNA.
TCCATGCTTCAAATAATCCAGAGAATGCTTGTATGCGTTTAATGTAATCGCGTCATTTTCTAAATCATTAATAGCAGATTGTGGATCTGCGCTTCCATCCCATACTAGATGTACATGAGCATCAATTAAGCCTGGCAAGACATATTTATCTGTACAATCAACGACTTCATCTGCAGCATTTGTACGTACATCACCCAATCCAACCTCTTTTATTTTATCATTGTCAACAATCAAATATGCATGCTTACTTGATTCTTCTGAAATCCCATCAATTAAGTTACAGTTCTTTAATATAGTTCTCATTGTAGTCCTCCTCAGATAATATATACACTTATACGTCTATCCTAAAATAGAATATTCAATCTATTATGCGTTTTATAAAGTACAAATTAAATTGCATTTTTATTTATAGGTGCTGCCTCATCATCCTTTTTCTTTTTAAAGGCATTCGCATTTTCAGTATCAGAGTGTTTTGTGAATAAAGATACAATTACTAGTAAGGCTAATGATAATACTCCACCAATGTAAATTGTTGGAATGGAAGAAGGAATACCGAATTCCCAGGTCAGTGTACTAACTAAACCGCCAGCAATTGCAGCTAACGCCCCTTTATTTGTTGCTCCTTTCCAGAAAAATGCAGCTAATATGGGGAAAAATACCCCTGCGCCATAAATGGTATACCCTACAAGCATAAATTCTAGAAATGTATCAAACCATAAGGCTCCTGATAACGCCACAACTCCTAAAAGAACTACACAAATCCGCGTTAATCTTAAAATTTGCTGATCACTAGTAGATGGATTTATAAAACGAACATAGATATCTTTCACAATGTTTGTTGCCGGAGACAACAAATAAGAATCCGCAGTTGAAAGAATAATCGATAACACTGCAATGAGCAAAATCATTCCCAAAAATGGATTTAATAAATCTGTTGCAATCGCATAAACAGCTAAGTCGGGATTTATATTAGGAAACAATACGGCTGATGAAACAGCAATAACAAATACCAGCAGCATTACAAGAGCGCCACCAAATAATCCCCAAATAGCTCCTTTTTTGGCAGTACGACTATCCTTTGCAGAATACATTCTTTGGTATAGATTTTGGTCTACTGTAGCTAACATTAAGAAGGGTAGCCCAACAGCGAGTGCACCAAAAAATCCCAATCCTCCGGTAGGTTCGAAATGCGTTGTAGGCAAGCTTGTCTCCCAACCAGAGAAACCGCCGGCTGAACTAAAAGCAATTGGCGCAGCAATAATTAATCCAATTATTAATAAACCATATTGTACGAGATCCGTATAAGCAACAGAGTACATACCGCCCATTACAGTATAAATTACTACAATTGATGCTCCTATAAAGATAGCAAGATCCCCGTTAAAGTCCACCACAACATCTAAAACATATGCTACCGCTTTCATTTGAGATCCAACTATCCCTGTAAAAGCTATTATAATTGTGATTGATCCAAGAATTCTTGCAGTTGGTCCATATCTTAACTCTAATAAGTCAGGCACTGTATACATCTCAAGCTGACGCAAACGAGTAGCAATTGTAATTATAATTAATATACCAATTACTCCACCAGCTACCCACCATAAGGCTCCATAACCATTGGAATATGAAATAGAAGCATGACCAACAACAGTTCCGGCTCCAAGCCAGCCTGCTACTATAGTTCCCACCAACACAATAATACCTAAACTTCTATTTGCTACTAGATAATGGTCGGAAGACTTGATATTCTTAGCACTGATATAACCAATGGCCAATAAAACTATTAAATAAATAATTAGCCCTATGGCAAAGACATTCATTATAAACTATCCCTCCCTCATAATTCTATAGACTCTCGACATTCACCGAACTAGACGGTACCACTTATTCACCGCTCCATTCACTTTACTTTTCCCCTTTTGACAGAGTGACTTTTTATTTAATCAATACTTCAAGTTGAAAATAAAACTATTAAATATTGACGTTATATGTCATGCCTGAAGACATCCCTACCTGTCCAAATTGGCAAAGAAATGAAACATAACAAATATGTTCACACCCGGCACCACCAAAAATGGAGTTGCTCACTAGCATGTGGGACAGGTAGTTCTTGTGAAAAAATATGTACCGTTAAATATGGAAATCCCGAGAGCCCATAATAAACGATCGTTCAAATACACAATAGTTAAATTACCCCTCCTTTTCACTATTTTCACTCATTATACACAACAAATTATTGTATGTAAAGTAATTTTACAATAAATAGTTGTAATAAGGAGGTTTGTTCCATTTCTACTTGTATAATTTTATTGAGATGCTTCAGAAGGAGACTTCATATGTGCAAATTTAGCGAGCGTTTAAGAGATCTTCGTATAGATTACGGTTATAATCAGGACGAAATTGCATCGAAGCTTAATGTAACTACCAGCGGTTATGGGTACTACGAGCAAGGTCGAAATGAGCCTTCGTTAGAAACGATTAAAAATATGGCTCATATATTTCAAGTATCTACGGATTATTTACTTGGCTTAATAGATACACCTAACCATCCTGTCTACTATTCGATTACCGAAGATCTGTCGTTAAATGAATCAGAGATAGATACATTGAAGAAAATGAAACAGTTACACCTTCTCCGTGAAGTCAGCCAGCAACCAAATGAAAATGTGAAAAGACTGCATCGGTATTGGGAGTTTATCAAGTCTGAACAAGAACTTAATAATCATTAATCCATGAACAAAAACGAAAAGCGCCTGGTTAAAAACGTAAAGATTGGAGCGGCGCAACTGAGATAAAGGTATCACGGTGAGGTAACGAACCGATGATGACTTTCGCCACAGGCATAAGTGCGACTATGGCTCTGCCTGCGCCTGTCGGCTTGTCAGTCGCCAAGTCTTCTTTATCGTAGGGAGCTCTCGTGTTATCTCCTAGTTTTTGGCGCTTGTAGCTGGATGTAGCCATTAATCAATAATACGTTATGCCCAAGCAAATAATTTTATAATTTCCTAGGCATCAAAAAAAGCTGACCAGGAGCAATAAAACAACCTTGTCAGCCTTTTCTCTTGTAAATTAGACTGTCTATCTATTCATTTATAACCTTATACCACAATTGATCTTATTACATAGACGTCTATCGACGATAGCCTAATACACGAGAAGTTTTTTCAGCTGCTTCAGTAATTTTTTTTGCTAAGTTTTCCTTCAAGCTATCGTCATATGCATCATAATAATTGATAGGAATGACACATGTTATACAACCAATCACCTTTTGAGAAGCATCAAAAATTGGAGCAGCGGTTCCGGATGCGCCCTCCAATCTCTCCCCTAACGTTGTTAAAAAGCCTTGATCCCGTACAAGCTGTAATTCTTTTTCAATTATTCTTTGTTCTTCTAAGCTTACATTTTCTTCGTCAAAAACCGCTTGAATTTCTTCAGTTTCCAAGAAAGCAAGCACCGTCTTGCCGCTGGCTGCAAAATGAATTGGTTGTAAAACACCTATTTCTAGCACATATTTCAAAGGATTATGACTATGGATCCCTTCAACAAAGGATATTTTTTTACTTCGTGCATTATAGAGCCCTAAATAGACGGACTCATTAAACATTGTAGAAACCTCCTGCATAAATGGTCTAGCAACATTTTTTATTTCAATGTCAGATGAAATAATTGATGCAATCCGTACAAACTCCGGACCAATTTTATATTTTCCTGTTTGAGCTGATACTTCTAAAATATTTTCTTCCCTTAATGTTTTAAGATTACGATGCAACGAACTTGCGGGTATATCTAAATAGCGCGCTAATTCATTGACTCCCCAATTTAATTTTTCGTCCGCGAATGCCCTTAAAATTGCAAACGTTTTTGATATAACATTCGAATTGTATGCACGAGCTTTCACCACCAACCCCCCCTTCTCTGTATATTCCTATTATATCACAAACTAAATGGCCCCCTCTTTTTTTAATCGTTGAATTTCCTCTAGGGAGAGCCCTAGTTCCTCTTGCAAATATTGTATGGTATGTTCACCTAACAATGGAGGATGATTTTGAACAGATGTCGCCATTTTAGAAAAACGAAGTGGGTTTCTTACTAATTTTACTTTTCCTAAGGTTGGGTGAGGCACCTCTTCAACCATTTGTCTTGCTTTTACTTGCGGATGTTCAAAAACTTCCTTGATATTATTGACCGGACCAGATGGTACACTCTTTTCTGAAAGTAAATCAAACCATTCTTCAGCGTTTTTAGTAACCATGATCGTTTTTATCTTTTCTGAAAGTTCGTCACGATTTTCTACACGGTTCGCATTGGTTCTAAACTTTTCATCTTTACTCCACTCTGGTCGCCCAAGGACCTCACAAAAGGTAGAAAATTGATTATCATTCCCACAAGCTACCATTAAAGGCTTATCTTTGCAGTGAAATACTTGATAAGGAACAATATTGTTATGATTATTTCCCATTCGTTGTGATAAATGCCCTTTCATTAGATAGCTACTTGCTACATTTGCTAAAGAACTAACTTGAACGTCTAATAACGAAATATCAATTTGTTGCCCTTCACCATAAAGATCTCTAGCTCTTATCGCTGATAAAATACTAATAGCGGTATACAGTGAGCTCATAATATCAACAACCGGTAATCCCACTCGTGTCGCTTCTCCATCAGGATCACCAGTCACATCCATCAGGCCTCCTACTGCTTGTAATACCGGATCAAAGCCAGGCTCTTGTGCAAATGGACCTGTTTGGCCGTAACCAGTTACGGAGCACATAATAATTTTTGGATTTATTTTCTGCAATGCAGCGTACCCCAACCCTAACCGATCCATTGTTCCAGTTTTAAAGTTCTCTAACACAACGTCAGCTGTCTTCACAATTTCATAAAAGATCTTTTTACCTGTCTCGCTTTTCAAATTTATAGTAATCGCTCGTTTATTTCGGTTTGCTGACAGATAATACGTACTTTCATTATTAACATATGGTGACCATTCTCTAATACTATCGGTACCTTGGGGAGCTTCCACCCTAATAACATCCGCGCCTAAATCTCCTAATACCATAGAACCGGCTGGACCTGCAAAAACCCGTGATAAATCGATTATTTTTATATCTTCCAGTGCCTGTCTCAAACGTTGATTCCTCCCTTTTCATTCAAGTCACTATTTAGCGAGAATCTCCTCCGAATTTTATGTCTATTCGCATCCTTCATTCCTAACGCATCCTCTGCAATAAGTACTCGTTGAACATTTGGAGCACCTTCCCCTAGATGCAACATGTTTGCATAATTAATATATTTCATAATCGGATATTCATCTGTCAACGCATACCCACCAAATATCTCATAAGCTGCTCTAGATGCTTTGGTTGCAGTAGTAGAGGCAAAATATTTTGAATGCGCACTTTCTCTTGACGCAGTTTCCCCTTTGTCCTTTAAATAAGCACTCTTATAAACAAGCATACGTGCCGCTTCAATTTCAACAGTCATATCTGCAATAAGGTGTTGAATCATCTGGTAATTACCTATGGAGTTACCTTTGAGAACTCGATTATTAGCATATTCAATGGAATGTTCTAGACACCCTTGAGCGATCCCTATAAGCCTGGATGGTACTGTTAGCCTCCCGTAGTCAAGGGCATTCATAGCTATTTTGAACCCTTCCCCTTCTCTCCCTAATAAATTCTCTTTAGGAATTCGATAATTATCTAAAAACACCTCACAACTTCTCATCATATAACCTAGCCCACTCATTTCAATCGGATTCGCTTCGAAACCTGGAAGGTCCGTCTCTACAATAAAGGCTGAAATCCCACGATGGCCGGCAGATGGATCTGTCTTAGCAAATAAAACGCCATAATCAGCCTCATTTGCAAATGTAATAAATACTTTGGAGCCATTAAGTACATACTCATCTCCCTTTAATTCAGCCACTGTTTTCATAGCTCCAGCTGCATCTGAACCTCCACCAGACTCAGTTAAAGCGAACATTCCAATTTTATTAGCAGCTATTAAATCAGGAACGTACTTTTCTATCTGGCTGTCCGTTCCCCAATTTAGAATGGTGAATGGGCAAGTCATGGATTGCATATTAAAAGCATAACCGAGAGCTGGATGGACCTTGGAAATCTCCTCACATATAATAGCCAGATTAACAAATCCAAGTTCCGTACCACCTACGAACTCCGGAAACGTAGTTCCAAAATAGCCCTGATTCCCCATTTTCCTCAAAATGTCCCTAGGAAACTTGCGCTCTTTCTCATATTCTTGAATGACAGGTATAATTTCTTTATTCGCAAAAGCTCTAACTGATTTTTGAATGGCAATATTCTCTTCTGATAAACTAAAATTCATGAAGTAATCGCTCCTTTAATTTGATATACTTGCTTATACTGTTTTCATACTAATTATTCATCGTATTCGGTAACCATGTAGCTAGCCCCGGAACCATCATTAAAATGATCAATATAATTAAATCTGTAATAACAAACCAAAAAACGCCTTTGAAACTCTCCGTTGTTTTGACACCGGCTGCACCTGAAGCGACGAAAACATTCATTCCAACGGGGGGTGTTACCAATCCCACCTCAGCAGCTTTCGTAATAATAATTCCGAACCATATAGGATTGAAACCAAGTGCCATAACAATTGGAAATGTTATCGGTACCATTAAAATAAGAATAGCCATTTGATCAAGAAAGAAGCCGAGTATTAGGAATACGAAGACAATGATGCTGATAATGAAATACTTCGATACATTCAGGTTTTCTACATAAGATACCAAATTTTGTGTTACTCCTGTGATCGTAAGAAAATAGCCAAATATCATTGCTCCGATAATGATGGTTAATATCATCGTTGTTGATTTTAACGTCTGGAGTAACACCTCATTACATGAATCAAATGAGAACCTACGCATTCCTATCGCAATCAAAAGCACAATAAATGCTCCAACTGCACCTGCCTCGGTAGGCGTTACAATACCAGTATAGATAGCTCCAATAACAATAAAGATAAGAAGTAAGACTGGCCAGGTATATTTAATGGAGTCAAAACGAGCTCTCAAGGACGGCTTTTCGGAAATTTTCGGTGCGACGTCCGGCTTTAATTTAATCCATATTAAAATGGTAGCTAAATAACCTACTACTGTAAGAATTCCGGGTATAATACCAGCTATTAATAAAGAAGCGACTCCAACCTCTGAGAGAATCCCATACATGATTAAAATAATACTTGGAGGAATCATAACAGCTAATGTTCCTGAAATACTTACAACACCCATTGCAAAAGGGGTACTATATTTATATCGCTTCATCTCTGGAAAGGCAGCAGACGCCATAGTTGCAGCAGAGGCAGTAGAAGAACCACTTGTTGCTCCCATCCCTGCACCTGCAAAAATCGTTGCAATTCCTAAACCACCCGGTAAATCCCCAAGCCATTTATGTGCTGAA
It encodes the following:
- a CDS encoding sodium:solute symporter family protein — its product is MNVFAIGLIIYLIVLLAIGYISAKNIKSSDHYLVANRSLGIIVLVGTIVAGWLGAGTVVGHASISYSNGYGALWWVAGGVIGILIIITIATRLRQLEMYTVPDLLELRYGPTARILGSITIIIAFTGIVGSQMKAVAYVLDVVVDFNGDLAIFIGASIVVIYTVMGGMYSVAYTDLVQYGLLIIGLIIAAPIAFSSAGGFSGWETSLPTTHFEPTGGLGFFGALAVGLPFLMLATVDQNLYQRMYSAKDSRTAKKGAIWGLFGGALVMLLVFVIAVSSAVLFPNINPDLAVYAIATDLLNPFLGMILLIAVLSIILSTADSYLLSPATNIVKDIYVRFINPSTSDQQILRLTRICVVLLGVVALSGALWFDTFLEFMLVGYTIYGAGVFFPILAAFFWKGATNKGALAAIAGGLVSTLTWEFGIPSSIPTIYIGGVLSLALLVIVSLFTKHSDTENANAFKKKKDDEAAPINKNAI
- a CDS encoding helix-turn-helix domain-containing protein, with translation MCKFSERLRDLRIDYGYNQDEIASKLNVTTSGYGYYEQGRNEPSLETIKNMAHIFQVSTDYLLGLIDTPNHPVYYSITEDLSLNESEIDTLKKMKQLHLLREVSQQPNENVKRLHRYWEFIKSEQELNNH
- a CDS encoding IclR family transcriptional regulator, which gives rise to MKARAYNSNVISKTFAILRAFADEKLNWGVNELARYLDIPASSLHRNLKTLREENILEVSAQTGKYKIGPEFVRIASIISSDIEIKNVARPFMQEVSTMFNESVYLGLYNARSKKISFVEGIHSHNPLKYVLEIGVLQPIHFAASGKTVLAFLETEEIQAVFDEENVSLEEQRIIEKELQLVRDQGFLTTLGERLEGASGTAAPIFDASQKVIGCITCVIPINYYDAYDDSLKENLAKKITEAAEKTSRVLGYRR
- a CDS encoding CaiB/BaiF CoA transferase family protein — protein: MRQALEDIKIIDLSRVFAGPAGSMVLGDLGADVIRVEAPQGTDSIREWSPYVNNESTYYLSANRNKRAITINLKSETGKKIFYEIVKTADVVLENFKTGTMDRLGLGYAALQKINPKIIMCSVTGYGQTGPFAQEPGFDPVLQAVGGLMDVTGDPDGEATRVGLPVVDIMSSLYTAISILSAIRARDLYGEGQQIDISLLDVQVSSLANVASSYLMKGHLSQRMGNNHNNIVPYQVFHCKDKPLMVACGNDNQFSTFCEVLGRPEWSKDEKFRTNANRVENRDELSEKIKTIMVTKNAEEWFDLLSEKSVPSGPVNNIKEVFEHPQVKARQMVEEVPHPTLGKVKLVRNPLRFSKMATSVQNHPPLLGEHTIQYLQEELGLSLEEIQRLKKEGAI
- a CDS encoding acyl-CoA dehydrogenase family protein — protein: MNFSLSEENIAIQKSVRAFANKEIIPVIQEYEKERKFPRDILRKMGNQGYFGTTFPEFVGGTELGFVNLAIICEEISKVHPALGYAFNMQSMTCPFTILNWGTDSQIEKYVPDLIAANKIGMFALTESGGGSDAAGAMKTVAELKGDEYVLNGSKVFITFANEADYGVLFAKTDPSAGHRGISAFIVETDLPGFEANPIEMSGLGYMMRSCEVFLDNYRIPKENLLGREGEGFKIAMNALDYGRLTVPSRLIGIAQGCLEHSIEYANNRVLKGNSIGNYQMIQHLIADMTVEIEAARMLVYKSAYLKDKGETASRESAHSKYFASTTATKASRAAYEIFGGYALTDEYPIMKYINYANMLHLGEGAPNVQRVLIAEDALGMKDANRHKIRRRFSLNSDLNEKGGINV
- a CDS encoding TRAP transporter large permease; amino-acid sequence: MTIAIPIILLIFFLLFGMPIALALGISGSIGLVLNEGWEAFFGIIQTAPYDSIESFVLSAIPMFILMAAIMTVSGLTKDLFFSAHKWLGDLPGGLGIATIFAGAGMGATSGSSTASAATMASAAFPEMKRYKYSTPFAMGVVSISGTLAVMIPPSIILIMYGILSEVGVASLLIAGIIPGILTVVGYLATILIWIKLKPDVAPKISEKPSLRARFDSIKYTWPVLLLIFIVIGAIYTGIVTPTEAGAVGAFIVLLIAIGMRRFSFDSCNEVLLQTLKSTTMILTIIIGAMIFGYFLTITGVTQNLVSYVENLNVSKYFIISIIVFVFLILGFFLDQMAILILMVPITFPIVMALGFNPIWFGIIITKAAEVGLVTPPVGMNVFVASGAAGVKTTESFKGVFWFVITDLIILIILMMVPGLATWLPNTMNN